In a single window of the Littorina saxatilis isolate snail1 linkage group LG5, US_GU_Lsax_2.0, whole genome shotgun sequence genome:
- the LOC138966764 gene encoding uncharacterized protein has product MNTRGSEAARAERENNLALADREDTEENGEINTCATNPKLTALERTKELLEEGKLLELTGTELREFVLQQKERQREQEERRLEREERARLEELRIQVELARATAEHTGENSNRNNNRNDEPRSRDNYQAKLPFLEDKDDIESFILQFERHAMSYNWEEATWAVKMSSLLKGQARIAYARMKNEDAGNYYLLKKTLLERCKITAESYREKFRRTRKNQDESSTEYITRISLYLDRWIEMSEKGGTVEDLKDIFLQEQILDNMPPELVTYVKDREPRNIDDVIKLWVRYDEARTSSIRKVRTLEGKSNEEKGKEGRKNEERGNGRRGYNDKGKNGRDHGRRSDEKEGSNSKPKVSCYFCQGPHFRYDCPKLKKKEEAGAAMQEDEENFQRSSYDMLCDVCEKKNFTKFSQVLVEGKPATAYRDTGSTSIIVDADLVPEGKISSQVRETTLAKKNVKETLRTAKIHLDTPYFVGETEVSVMENPVHPVLIGNKMGVGSARKETPVYPIRNPELKETAAAVTTRQEEGREMEEQEKTPTFPETDQLFSSVDLKKEQREDHTLNRLHVLAETKIVKGRVTFVHVKGILYRQYMDKYGKTHQQVVVPIQRRSKVLSVGHDTPMAGHLGHKKTRERVWQDFYWPGMVGDIRRYCMSCDTCQRTTPKGRTKRVPLGKMPVIDTAFKRVAVDLIGPIKPISESKKQYILVMVDYATRYPEAVALKDIRAETVAEALWNFWTRLGIPDEILTDQGKQFTCELMQQVNQLLHIKGLTTTPWHPQANGLVERFNGTLKSMLKKLTIEQPKKWDQYLPALLFAYREVPQDSLGFSPFELLFGRTVKGPMHVLRQLWTEEDASDEIKTTAEHVTELRNRIEGTCKIARENLAKSSTRQAQYYKFAKKRAFVVGTRVLLLLPTKRNKLELAWKGPYLVEEKINSFDYRVKVGKVSRVYHINLLRQYHERDIMLEQEVPGVDEEEEEVVAVVVVDLEEREDEYYANVENVAHIPMPATKRNETGKDVHICTGLTAEQQREVREACEEANQPSIDEMGTTAAALLILHQSHSRERQHRGRLSQSGFMNELM; this is encoded by the coding sequence ATGAACACGCGCGGATCCGAAGCAGCTCGCGCTGAGCGAGAAAATAATCTGGCACTGGCAGACAGAGAAGACACAGAAGAAAATGGCGAGATAAATACGTGTGCAACCAACCCGAAATTGACAGCACTCGAACGCACGAAAGAACTCTTGGAAGAAGGAAAGCTCTTGGAGTTGACAGGTACTGAGTTGCGTGAATTCGTTCTTCAACAGAAAGAACGTCAGCGCGAGCAAGAAGAACGTCGACTAGAACGAGAAGAAAGAGCTCGTCTCGAAGAACTTCGAATTCAAGTCGAATTAGCTCGAGCTACAGCTGAACATACCGGTGAAAACAGTAACCGGAATAACAACCGCAACGATGAACCTAGATCTCGAGACAACTACCAAGCTAAGCTACCTTTCTTGGAAGATAAAGACGACATCGAATCTTTCATACTCCAGTTCGAGAGACATGCAATGAGCTACAATTGGGAAGAAGCAACATGGGCTGTGAAAATGTCTTCACTACTGAAAGGACAAGCAAGGATTGCTTACGCCAGAATGAAGAACGAGGATGCAGGTAATTATTATCTTCTGAAGAAGACGCTGTTGGAGCGATGCAAGATTACTGCAGAATCATACAGGGAGAAATTCCGACGCACGCGGAAGAACCAGGATGAAAGTAGCACAGAGTACATAACGCGAATTTCATTGTACCTGGACCGCTGGATAGAAATGTCCGAGAAAGGAGGCACTGTAGAGGATTTGAAAGACATTTTTCTACAAGAGCAGATACTCGACAACATGCCACCAGAACTAGTCACATACGTCAAAGATAGAGAACCCCGAAACATCGATGATGTCATCAAGTTGTGGGTACGATACGATGAAGCCAGAACAAGTTCAATTCGGAAAGTACGGACACTTGAAGGAAAGAGCAATGAAGAGAaggggaaagaaggaaggaagaatgAAGAAAGAGGAAATGGAAGACGAGGCTACAATGACAAAGGAAAGAATGGTCGGGACCATGGAAGAAGATCCGATGAGAAAGAAGGATCAAACTCAAAGCCAAAGGTTTCCTGCTACTTTTGTCAGGGTCCACATTTCAGATACGACTGTCCGaaactgaagaagaaagaagaagctgGTGCAGCGATGCAAGAAGATGAAGAGAATTTTCAAAGATCGTCTTACGACATGCTGTGTGACGTCTGTGAGAAGAAAAACTTCACGAAGTTCTCACAAGTATTAGTTGAAGGAAAACCTGCGACCGCATACAGAGACACAGGAAGCACGTCAATCATCGTCGATGCAGATCTAGTCCCAGAAGGGAAGATTTCATCTCAAGTAAGAGAAACGACGTTGGCGAAGAAGAATGTGAAAGAAACGCTGCGGACCGCCAAGATACATCTCGATACACCTTACTTCGTAGGAGAAACGGAGGTAAGCGTGATGGAAAACCCTGTCCATCCTGTACTCATTGGAAACAAGATGGGTGTGGGATCGGCAAGAAAAGAGACTCCTGTATATCCTATCAGGAATCCAGAGTTGAAAGAGACGGCTGCCGCTGTCACTACTCGACAAGAAGAGGGAAGAGAAAtggaggagcaagaaaagactCCAACATTTCCAGAAACTGACCAGTTGTTTTCATCAGTAGATCTGAAGAAAGAACAACGAGAAGACCACACGCTGAACAGACTACACGTTCTCGCAGAGACGAAGATCGTGAAAGGAAGGGTCACGTTCGTCCATGTCAAAGGCATACTGTATCGACAGTATATGGACAAATATGGAAAAACGCATCAGCAAGTGGTGGTCCCGATACAGAGGAGAAGTAAGGTGCTCAGCGTAGGACACGATACTCCTATGGCTGGCCACTTAGGTCACAAGAAGACACGTGAGAGAGTTTGGCAGGATTTCTACTGGCCCGGAATGGTGGGAGATATCAGAAGATACTGCATGTCGTGTGACACTTGTCAACGGACGACACCGAAAGGACGCACAAAACGTGTGCCGTTAGGGAAGATGCCCGTTATCGATACGGCGTTCAAACGAGTGGCAGTAGACCTCATCGGTCCCATCAAACCTATCTCCGAGTCCAAGAAACAATACATTCTCGTAATGGTAGACTACGCCACTCGCTATCCAGAGGCTGTCGCCTTGAAGGACATCCGAGCTGAAACCGTAGCAGAAGCACTATGGAATTTCTGGACTAGATTAGGGATTCCAGATGAAATACTGACGGACCAAGGAAAACAGTTCACATGCGAGTTGATGCAACAAGTGAACCAACTCCTCCACATCAAGGGATTGACCACAACCCCGTGGCATCCTCAGGCCAATGGGTTAGTTGAAAGATTCAACGGTACGCTCAAGTCTATGCTCAAGAAGCTGACTATTGAACAACCCAAGAAGTGGGATCAATACCTACCAGCCTTGCTGTTCGCCTACCGAGAGGTCCCACAGGACTCATTGGGATTCTCGCCTTTCGAACTCTTGTTCGGTCGCACAGTGAAAGGTCCTATGcacgtgctacgacaactgtGGACGGAAGAAGATGCGTCAGACGAAATCAAAACAACGGCAGAGCATGTGACAGAACTACGGAATCGTATTGAAGGAACTTGCAAGATCGCGCGAGAGAATCTCGCCAAGTCATCAACACGGCAGGCTCAATACTACAAGTTTGCCAAGAAAAGAGCATTCGTTGTAGGAACCAGAGTCCTGCTGCTGCTTCCCACAAAACGGAACAAGCTGGAGTTAGCTTGGAAAGGACCGTACTTAGTGGAAGAGAAGATCAACTCGTTTGACTATCGTGTCAAAGTGGGAAAAGTTTCCCGAGTCTACCACATCAATCTTCTTCGACAGTACCATGAGAGAGACATTATGTTGGAACAAGAAGTCCCTGGTgtcgacgaagaagaagaagaagttgtggCAGTCGTGGTGGTTGATCTGGAAGAACGCGAAGATGAATACTACGCAAATGTGGAAAACGTCGCGCATATACCCATGCCAGCGACGAAACGCAACGAAACTGGAAAAGATGTACATATCTGTACAGGGTTGACAGCGGAGCAACAAAGAGAAGTTCGAGAAGCTTGCGAAGAAGCCAACCAACCCTCGATTGATGAGATGGGCACTACAGCTGCAGCCCTACTCATTCTCCATCAAAGTCATTCCAGGGAAAGACAACATCGGGGCCGACTATCTCAGTCGGGCTTCATGAATGAGTTGATGTGA